The proteins below come from a single Mustela nigripes isolate SB6536 chromosome 14, MUSNIG.SB6536, whole genome shotgun sequence genomic window:
- the SRARP gene encoding steroid receptor-associated and regulated protein, whose product MGLETDLETCSGGKPACRPKAIPAAHLTFVIDCARGKQLSLVEPLVPPRASGPHPGPVTPPMKTYILFCGENPPHLTQEAPVGGGLLAHPGGAQPARRGPVAPASSPVSPQVPQEAPEAKGNPLKAVASRSSAWGTVIGSLKALSSCVCRQAE is encoded by the exons ATGGGCCTTGAGACAGATCTGGAGACCTGCTCAG gtgggaagcctgcctgcCGCCCGAAGGCCATCCCTGCCGCTCACCTCACTTTTGTTATCGACTGTGCTCGTGGCAAACAGCTCTCCCTGGTGGAACCCCTGGTGCCCCCCCGAGCCTCCGGTCCTCATCCAGGACCTGTCACTCCTCCAATGAAGACCTATATCTTGTTCTGTGGCGAAAACCCGCCCCACCTGACTCAGGAGGCCCCTGTGGGTGGGGGACTCCTGGCCCACCCCGGGGGGGCCCAGCCAGCCCGCAGAGGGCCGGTggccccagcttcctccccagTCAGTCCACAGGTCCCCCAGGAGGCTCCTGAAGCCAAGGGGAATCCCTTGAAGGCTGTGGCCTCAAGGTCTTCAGCTTGGGGCACGGTCATCGGCTCGCTCAAAGCCCTCTCCTCCTGTGTCTGCAGGCAGGCAGAGTAA
- the HSPB7 gene encoding heat shock protein beta-7, whose product MSHRTSSTFRAERSFHSSSSSSSSSSSSSSASRALPAQDPPMEKALSMFSEDFGSFMRPRSEPLAFPADFPTARPGGQGNIKTLRDAYEFAVDVSDFSPEDIIVTTSNNQIEVRAEKLAADGTVMNTFAHKCQLPEDVDPTSVTSALREDGSLTIRARRHPHTEHVQQTFRTEIKI is encoded by the exons ATGAGCCACAGGACCTCCTCCACCTTCAGAGCGGAGAGAAGCTTCcactcctcctcgtcctcctcctcgtcctcgtCCTCGTCCTCCTCAGCCTCCCGTGCCCTCCCGGCCCAGGACCCGCCCATGGAGAAAGCCCTGAGCATGTTTTCCGAGGATTTTGGCAGCTTCATGCGGCCCCGCTCAGAGCCCCTGGCCTTCCCAG CAGACTTCCCCACAGCCCGGCCGGGGGGACAGGGCAACATCAAGACCCTCAGGGACGCCTATGAGTTTGCGGTGGACGTGAGTGACTTCTCACCTGAAGACATCATCGTCACCACCTCCAACAACCAAATCGAGGTGCGGGCTGAGAAG CTGGCAGCTGATGGCACAGTCATGAACACCTTCGCTCACAAGTGCCAGCTGCCTGAGGACGTGGACCCCACTTCAGTGACCTCGGCACTGCGGGAGGACGGCAGCCTCACCATCCGGGCCCGGCGCCACCCGCACACGGAGCATGTCCAGCAGACCTTCCGGACGGAGATCAAAATCTGA